One genomic segment of Besnoitia besnoiti strain Bb-Ger1 chromosome VII, whole genome shotgun sequence includes these proteins:
- a CDS encoding AN1 family Zinc finger domain-containing protein (encoded by transcript BESB_080130), whose amino-acid sequence MSSEQNERPSAAPLCANNCGFYGNPANRNLCSKCYVEFLKTEAASAAPTAPPQAPSQAPLPSSECAPPSSVESASPPGEAPVASSSTPPSATSPLDSSSPGVSTLVAGDAGGHTAEEAKLASSTASSAEAQVKNSSADAKTEAAEPTKDGAAAPADEKPKQVKTNRCWLCNRKVGLLGFQCRCGYYYCGEHRYEDRHNCQFDYKTFEREQLRKHNNRVVADKVQKI is encoded by the exons tctgccgcgcctctgtgcgCGAACAACTGCGGGTTTTATGGCAACCCCGCGAACCGGAACTTGTGCTCCAAATGCTACGTCGAGTTCCTGAAGACAGAAGCCGCGTCGGCTGCCCccactgcgccgccgcaggccccctCGCAGGCTCCTCTCCCTTCATCGgagtgcgcgccgccgtcgtctgtgGAGTCCGCGTCGCCACCCGGTGAAGCACCCGTCGCCAGCTCCTCAACGCCGCCCTCAGCGACTTCACCTCTCGACAGCAGTTCACCGGGTGTAAGTACACTggtcgccggcgacgccggcggacaCACAGCTGAAGAGGCCAAGTTGGCGTCGTCgaccgcgtcctccgcagaggcccAAGTGAAAAACAGTTCGGCAGATGCgaagacagaggcggcggagcctaCGAAagacggcgcagctgcgccggccgATGAGAAACCCAAGCAG GTCAAGACGAATCGGTGCTGGCTGTGCAACAGAAAAGTCGGTTTGCTCGGATTTCAGTGTCGCTGCGGCTACTACTACTGCGGGGAGCATCGGTACGAGGACCGGCACAACTGTCAGTTTGACTACAAGACTTTTGAGCGCGAACAGCTGCGGAAACACAACAATCGCGTAGTCGCCGACAAAGTGCAAAAGATCtag